A segment of the Tissierellales bacterium genome:
ATCCATGTTTGATATTAAGCACATAGCAAACTGCCATAGCAATACCTGTCAATATTGCATGAGCCACATAAAGAACTGGAGCTAAAAACATAAATAGAAACTCTATTGGCTCTGTAATTCCTGTCAAAAAAGCTGTAAATGCTACTGAAAACAATGCTCCACCAACCATAGGTCTATTTTTCTTTTTTGCAGTACTATACATAGCTAGTGCTGCTGCTGGCAATCCGAACATCATAATCAAATAAAATCCTGCCATAAATATTCCTGCATTCGGATCTCCCGCAAAATATCTATGCAAATCTCCGGTAGCTCCGTCAAAATTACCAAATACAAACCAGACAAAACTATTTAATACGTGGTGAAGTCCAACAGGTATCAGCAATCTATTTAAAAATCCAAATGAAAATACTCCAACTGCCCCTGCACCTATCATCCATTTACCCGTTGCATCAATAACCCCTTGTATAGGTGGCCAAATAAAGCCAAAAATACCTGCTAGTATTATACAAGTAAGGCCTGTAACTATAGGTACAAATCTCTTACCTGAGAAAAATCCAAGCCAATCTGGCAATTTCACATTATGAAATTTGTTGTAAAGATTTCCAGCTACAATACCAGCTATCATCCCTGCCAAAACACTCATATTAATTTCAGGATCTATAGCAGCGGTTCCTTCTTTAAGTATCAAATAGCCAACTGCCCCTGCAAGACCAGCTGCCCCTTGTCCATCTTTAGCTATTCCAATTGATACACCTATTGCAAATAATAGTGCTAAATTTGTAAATAATGCTCCACCTGCCGAAGATACGAATGGCAAATTGAGTAAATCTCCTTGACCAATTCTAAGCAAAATTGCCGCTATAGGCAATACTGCAACAGGTAACATCAATGCCTTCCCTAGTTTTTGTACTTTACCAAATGCATTACTCATTAATAATTCCTCCCTTTATAAAAAATAAAAAGGCATAAGCTTAATAGACTAAATGTCTAATAATAGCTCATGCCTGATCTAACTCAGTAACACGCTTAAGTTTCATGAAATTTTTGAAAGCCTTTCTATGTGAAGAGCTAAATATCCCAGCTCATGTTCATTTATACTTATGCCTTTAGCTTCCACTATGTGATTTCCAATTTTGTTTGCTAATATAAATGAACTT
Coding sequences within it:
- the nagE gene encoding N-acetylglucosamine-specific PTS transporter subunit IIBC — encoded protein: MSNAFGKVQKLGKALMLPVAVLPIAAILLRIGQGDLLNLPFVSSAGGALFTNLALLFAIGVSIGIAKDGQGAAGLAGAVGYLILKEGTAAIDPEINMSVLAGMIAGIVAGNLYNKFHNVKLPDWLGFFSGKRFVPIVTGLTCIILAGIFGFIWPPIQGVIDATGKWMIGAGAVGVFSFGFLNRLLIPVGLHHVLNSFVWFVFGNFDGATGDLHRYFAGDPNAGIFMAGFYLIMMFGLPAAALAMYSTAKKKNRPMVGGALFSVAFTAFLTGITEPIEFLFMFLAPVLYVAHAILTGIAMAVCYVLNIKHGFGFSAGLFDYVLNMKFATNGLWLIPLGLVFFIVYYLLFVVIIKKFNLPTPGRLEDLDDESSNVVIKQDGIANLAKAYIEALGGSDNIEQVDACITRLRLSIKNADMIDDSDLKALGATGVLRPNAHNMQVVVGTKAELVADQMKKML